Proteins from one Halovivax limisalsi genomic window:
- a CDS encoding antitoxin VapB family protein, whose protein sequence is MTSKTIRISEENWERLRDLKRSDESFDDLVTRLTTSDKWRGFGALSETRAAEEMEAVRTQFEDELRDGTSRKET, encoded by the coding sequence ATGACGAGCAAGACAATTCGTATCTCGGAGGAGAATTGGGAGCGACTGCGCGATCTCAAGCGCTCTGACGAGTCCTTCGACGACCTCGTCACCCGCCTCACGACCAGCGACAAGTGGCGTGGCTTCGGCGCGCTGTCGGAAACCAGGGCCGCCGAGGAGATGGAGGCCGTCCGGACGCAGTTCGAGGACGAACTTCGAGACGGTACCAGTCGAAAGGAGACGTAG